One Electrophorus electricus isolate fEleEle1 chromosome 10, fEleEle1.pri, whole genome shotgun sequence genomic region harbors:
- the lyplal1 gene encoding lysophospholipase-like protein 1 isoform X1, with translation MAAVQKLKRCVVPQTGKHTASVIFLHGSGDTGQGLRAWVHDVLAQDMAFEHIRVIYPTAPARPYTPMHGALSHVWFDRYKISRNCPEHLESIEEMCSNLGAVVHDEIRAGVPEHRMVIGGFSMGGAMALHLACRYHQDVAGVFSLSSFLNRDSVVYQVVEGAAGQPLPELLQCHGTADELVSHAWGEETSCLLKKAGMTASFHSFPGINHQLCRPEIELVRSWILKKLPSGSCRGGGL, from the exons ATGGCCGCCGTGCAGAAATTAAAGAGATGTGTTGTACCTCAAACTGGAAAGCATACTGCATCTGTCATCTTTCTTCATGGCTCAG GAGACACAGGGCAGGGATTACGAGCATGGGTCCATGATGTGCTTGCACAGGACATGGCTTTTGAACATATCAGAGTGATCTACCCCACGGCACCTGCAAG GCCATACACTCCAATGCATGGGGCTTTATCTCATGTGTGGTTTGACCGTTACAAAATCTCTCGTAACTGCCCAGAGCATTTGGAATCTATTGAAGAAATGTGCAGTAATCTAGGAGCCGTAGTCCATGATGAGATCCGAGCTGGTGTACCTGAGCACAGGATGGTTATCG GTGGGTTCTCTATGGGTGGAGCCATGGCATTACACCTGGCATGCAGGTATCACCAGGATGTGGCTGGAGTCTTTTCACTGTCCAGCTTCCTCAACAGGGACTCAGTTGTATATCAG GTCGTTGAAGGTGCAGCTGGACAACCTCTGCCAGAGCTCCTCCAGTGTCATGGGACAGCTGATGAGCTAGTGTCTCATGCCTGGGGAGAGGAGACCAGTTGTCTGCTGAAGAAAGCAGGCATGACTGCCTCCTTCCACTCCTTCCCAGGCATCAACCACCAGCTCTGCCGGCCAGAGATAGAGCTAGTTCGCTCCTGGATCCTGAAGAAACTCCCTTCTGGGAGCTGCAGGGGTGGCGGACTCTGA
- the lyplal1 gene encoding lysophospholipase-like protein 1 isoform X2, translated as MAFEHIRVIYPTAPARPYTPMHGALSHVWFDRYKISRNCPEHLESIEEMCSNLGAVVHDEIRAGVPEHRMVIGGFSMGGAMALHLACRYHQDVAGVFSLSSFLNRDSVVYQVVEGAAGQPLPELLQCHGTADELVSHAWGEETSCLLKKAGMTASFHSFPGINHQLCRPEIELVRSWILKKLPSGSCRGGGL; from the exons ATGGCTTTTGAACATATCAGAGTGATCTACCCCACGGCACCTGCAAG GCCATACACTCCAATGCATGGGGCTTTATCTCATGTGTGGTTTGACCGTTACAAAATCTCTCGTAACTGCCCAGAGCATTTGGAATCTATTGAAGAAATGTGCAGTAATCTAGGAGCCGTAGTCCATGATGAGATCCGAGCTGGTGTACCTGAGCACAGGATGGTTATCG GTGGGTTCTCTATGGGTGGAGCCATGGCATTACACCTGGCATGCAGGTATCACCAGGATGTGGCTGGAGTCTTTTCACTGTCCAGCTTCCTCAACAGGGACTCAGTTGTATATCAG GTCGTTGAAGGTGCAGCTGGACAACCTCTGCCAGAGCTCCTCCAGTGTCATGGGACAGCTGATGAGCTAGTGTCTCATGCCTGGGGAGAGGAGACCAGTTGTCTGCTGAAGAAAGCAGGCATGACTGCCTCCTTCCACTCCTTCCCAGGCATCAACCACCAGCTCTGCCGGCCAGAGATAGAGCTAGTTCGCTCCTGGATCCTGAAGAAACTCCCTTCTGGGAGCTGCAGGGGTGGCGGACTCTGA